In Streptomyces sp. NBC_01408, one DNA window encodes the following:
- a CDS encoding glycerophosphodiester phosphodiesterase: MPHPIQVVAHRGASEDAPEHTLAAYRKAIEDGADALECDVRLTADGHLVLVHDRRVNRTSNGRGAVSALELADLAALDFGSWRDREESPDWDADPERTSVLTLERLLELISDASRPVQLAIETKHPTRWAGQVEERLLFLLKRFALDSPPAEGPHPVRVMSFSARSLHRVRAAAPTIPTVYLMQFISPRMRDGRLPAGVRIAGPGMRIVRNHPGFIRKLQDAGHSVHVWTVNEPEDVQLCADLGVEAIITNRPRQVLSQLGR; this comes from the coding sequence ATGCCGCACCCCATCCAGGTCGTCGCCCACCGCGGCGCCTCGGAGGATGCCCCCGAGCACACCCTGGCCGCCTACCGCAAGGCGATCGAGGACGGCGCCGACGCACTCGAGTGCGATGTCCGGCTCACCGCCGACGGCCACCTGGTCCTGGTGCACGACCGCCGGGTGAACCGCACCTCGAACGGCCGCGGCGCCGTCTCCGCCCTGGAGCTGGCCGACCTCGCCGCCCTGGACTTCGGCTCCTGGAGGGACCGCGAGGAGTCCCCCGACTGGGACGCGGACCCGGAGCGCACGTCCGTCCTCACCCTGGAGCGGCTGCTCGAGCTGATCTCCGACGCCAGCCGGCCCGTACAGCTCGCGATCGAGACGAAGCACCCGACCCGCTGGGCCGGACAGGTGGAGGAGCGCCTCCTCTTCCTCCTCAAGCGCTTCGCCCTGGACTCCCCGCCGGCCGAGGGCCCGCACCCGGTCCGGGTCATGAGCTTCTCGGCGCGCTCGCTGCACCGGGTGCGCGCGGCCGCGCCGACGATCCCGACCGTGTACCTGATGCAGTTCATCTCCCCCCGGATGCGGGACGGACGGCTGCCGGCCGGGGTGCGGATCGCCGGCCCGGGCATGCGGATCGTGCGCAACCATCCCGGCTTCATCCGCAAGCTCCAGGACGCGGGGCACTCCGTGCACGTATGGACCGTGAATGAGCCAGAAGACGTTCAGCTCTGCGCTGATCTGGGTGTGGAGGCGATCATCACGAACAGGCCCCGCCAAGTTCTGTCACAACTAGGGCGCTGA
- a CDS encoding DUF5926 family protein yields MAKKRPAAKTAKPQLNNGEIPVVGAREPCPCGSGRRYKACHGAAAAHAVTEHVRRPFEGLPGECDWVALRELVPAATVPLSLKAGLPEGVPSVTLVTVLPMAWPALRREDGSVLLGLQNESSTGDLGRDMADTLERALVADPGTPVPARRVPAEGPRLQDLLDSDGGFEPVVHSGFEFWIPESESAQSASPEIAASLERANAAAIPTVKLSGVDAAYWCETPEKNHLRWVMPHPEEKLLDALARLHAAGTTSLGEGTRLVGSFRAHGLMVPVWDLPTGVTADDVEKPAAEFAERLAEALASDAPLTTEERRARGGLTNRQVTLS; encoded by the coding sequence ATGGCCAAGAAGCGCCCCGCAGCGAAGACTGCAAAGCCGCAGCTCAACAACGGTGAGATTCCGGTGGTGGGCGCTCGCGAGCCCTGCCCCTGCGGATCCGGGCGCCGCTACAAGGCCTGCCACGGCGCAGCCGCCGCGCACGCCGTCACCGAGCACGTACGGCGCCCGTTCGAGGGACTGCCGGGCGAGTGCGACTGGGTCGCGCTGCGCGAGCTCGTGCCCGCCGCCACCGTCCCGCTGTCGCTCAAGGCCGGTCTGCCCGAGGGCGTTCCCTCCGTCACGCTCGTGACCGTACTGCCCATGGCCTGGCCGGCGCTGCGCCGCGAGGACGGATCTGTCCTGCTCGGCCTGCAGAACGAGTCCTCCACCGGGGATCTCGGCCGCGATATGGCCGACACCCTGGAGCGTGCCCTCGTAGCGGATCCGGGGACTCCCGTTCCGGCCCGCCGCGTTCCGGCCGAGGGTCCGCGACTTCAGGATCTCCTGGACTCCGACGGCGGTTTCGAGCCGGTTGTGCACAGCGGCTTCGAATTCTGGATTCCGGAATCGGAGAGCGCCCAGAGCGCCTCGCCGGAGATCGCCGCCTCGCTCGAGCGCGCCAACGCGGCGGCCATTCCCACCGTCAAGCTCTCCGGTGTGGACGCGGCCTACTGGTGCGAGACCCCCGAGAAGAACCACCTGCGCTGGGTCATGCCGCACCCCGAGGAGAAGCTGCTCGACGCCCTCGCGCGGCTGCACGCGGCGGGCACTACCTCGCTCGGCGAAGGCACGCGGCTGGTCGGTTCCTTCCGCGCGCACGGCCTCATGGTTCCCGTCTGGGATCTGCCCACCGGGGTCACCGCGGACGATGTCGAGAAGCCCGCGGCCGAGTTCGCGGAGCGGCTGGCCGAGGCTCTGGCCTCGGACGCACCGCTGACCACGGAAGAGCGCCGGGCGCGCGGCGGACTCACCAACCGCCAGGTGACCCTCAGCTGA
- a CDS encoding bifunctional DNA primase/polymerase, translated as MREILGRRLQRLRYRLESRSPSWSWPRSRSRSGRTAPGQSRPPVPAPALLDAALTCATAWQWPVLPGVGRSGADSSRCACPDPDCAVPGAHPFEPGLLAATTDPRMVAWWWTNRPSAPVLMATGGAAPCAVSLPATAAARALVRLDAQGMRLGPVVATPTRWSLLVAPYSLERLGELLYAKDHVPSSLRFHGEGGYVLLPPSAASTGGQVRWEREPQAPERAQSRPGERAADAGRIWLPEVEAVVDALVEASSGAPGGGSRLAY; from the coding sequence ATGCGCGAGATCCTCGGAAGGCGTCTCCAGCGGCTCCGCTATCGCCTCGAATCCCGGTCCCCGTCCTGGTCATGGCCCCGGTCCCGGTCCCGGTCCGGGCGAACCGCCCCCGGACAGAGCCGCCCGCCCGTTCCCGCTCCCGCTCTCCTCGACGCGGCGCTCACCTGCGCCACCGCGTGGCAATGGCCCGTACTGCCCGGAGTCGGCCGCTCCGGCGCGGACAGCTCGCGGTGCGCCTGCCCCGACCCCGACTGTGCGGTCCCCGGCGCGCACCCCTTCGAGCCGGGGCTGCTCGCGGCCACCACCGACCCCCGGATGGTGGCCTGGTGGTGGACCAACCGGCCCAGTGCCCCCGTCCTGATGGCCACCGGCGGCGCCGCCCCGTGCGCGGTGAGCCTGCCGGCCACGGCGGCGGCACGGGCCCTCGTACGGCTGGACGCGCAGGGCATGCGGCTCGGGCCGGTGGTGGCCACGCCCACCCGCTGGTCGCTGCTGGTGGCGCCGTACTCGCTGGAACGGCTCGGCGAGCTCCTCTACGCCAAGGACCACGTGCCCTCGTCGCTGCGCTTCCACGGTGAGGGCGGCTACGTGCTGCTGCCGCCCTCCGCCGCGTCCACCGGCGGGCAGGTGCGCTGGGAACGGGAGCCGCAGGCACCGGAACGGGCGCAGTCCCGGCCGGGGGAGCGGGCGGCGGACGCGGGAAGGATCTGGCTGCCCGAGGTCGAGGCGGTCGTGGACGCGCTGGTCGAGGCGAGCAGCGGAGCGCCCGGCGGCGGCAGCCGGCTGGCGTACTGA
- a CDS encoding PP2C family protein-serine/threonine phosphatase — protein MLDMHPRVRVDVDSLMAAQHDLGVCDAIRRIAPGGKADAMSAPHLPKVAGIDPAVTASPQTAAPAPARTTPSPVPPPGPGSLIQDRLAGMVSDLTTLHELTERLARTGGLDSALHEFLRAGAALVGARRGLLVLEPSDGLGPTTTIGLGLGHADLGHIETVPRSATSYGRILDGLPDAHGGSEVLPEPGAPAGTGGFAAPVDPRHREVAARLGYAASYAVPLTAEATGRLGAAVWLYDEQAEPSDRQRDLAGLYVRHAAEHVARMLEVERSRARLATVAEELLPSRLPRIPGVQLAARHHTGPRGGGDWYDALPLPEGALGLAVGSVTGSGPSAVAAMGRLRASLRAYAVMEGEDPVAVLSDLELLLRLTEPARSATALFAYCEPAQRKLILAGAGHAPPLLIGERRTEYVETSLSAPLGMLSCWEAPSVEIEPAPGETVLLYTDGLLQRTGDPMDRAYARLHAAAAGVPRSARDDPAAICDHILRTILPGGETADTPEDIVLLAARFE, from the coding sequence ATGCTGGACATGCATCCACGTGTGCGTGTAGATGTGGATTCCTTGATGGCGGCGCAGCACGATCTGGGGGTTTGCGATGCTATTCGGCGAATCGCACCAGGTGGAAAGGCGGACGCCATGAGCGCCCCGCATCTGCCGAAAGTGGCTGGAATCGATCCAGCAGTTACCGCGTCACCGCAGACTGCGGCGCCCGCACCCGCACGGACCACCCCCTCACCGGTCCCTCCGCCAGGCCCCGGCAGCCTGATCCAGGACCGGCTCGCGGGCATGGTCTCGGACCTCACCACCCTCCACGAGCTGACCGAACGCCTGGCCCGCACCGGCGGCCTCGACTCCGCCCTCCACGAGTTCCTGCGCGCCGGAGCCGCCCTCGTCGGGGCCCGCCGCGGGCTGCTCGTCCTCGAGCCCTCCGACGGACTCGGGCCGACCACCACGATCGGCCTCGGCCTCGGCCACGCCGACCTCGGCCACATCGAGACCGTGCCGCGCAGCGCGACCTCCTACGGACGCATCCTCGACGGACTCCCTGATGCCCACGGTGGCTCCGAGGTGCTCCCCGAGCCGGGCGCACCGGCCGGCACCGGAGGCTTCGCCGCCCCCGTCGACCCGCGCCACCGCGAGGTCGCCGCCCGCCTCGGCTACGCCGCCAGCTACGCGGTGCCGCTGACCGCCGAGGCCACCGGGCGGCTCGGCGCGGCCGTCTGGCTCTACGACGAGCAGGCCGAGCCGAGCGACCGCCAGCGCGACCTCGCCGGGCTCTACGTCCGGCACGCCGCCGAGCACGTGGCCCGGATGCTGGAGGTGGAGCGCTCCCGCGCGCGCCTGGCGACCGTCGCCGAGGAGCTGCTGCCCAGCAGGCTGCCGCGGATCCCCGGGGTACAGCTCGCCGCCCGGCACCACACCGGGCCGCGCGGCGGGGGCGACTGGTACGACGCCCTGCCGCTGCCCGAGGGCGCCCTGGGGCTGGCCGTGGGCTCGGTGACCGGGTCCGGGCCGAGCGCCGTCGCCGCGATGGGCCGGCTGCGGGCCTCGCTGCGCGCGTACGCCGTCATGGAGGGCGAGGACCCCGTCGCCGTCCTGTCCGACCTGGAGCTGCTGCTGCGCCTGACCGAGCCCGCCCGTTCGGCCACCGCGCTCTTCGCCTACTGCGAACCGGCCCAGCGCAAGCTCATCCTGGCGGGCGCCGGACACGCGCCGCCCCTGCTCATCGGCGAGCGCCGCACCGAGTACGTGGAGACCTCCCTCTCCGCGCCGCTGGGGATGCTCTCCTGCTGGGAGGCGCCGAGCGTGGAGATCGAGCCCGCACCCGGAGAAACGGTGCTGCTGTACACGGACGGGCTGCTCCAGCGCACCGGGGACCCCATGGACCGGGCCTACGCCCGGCTGCACGCCGCGGCCGCCGGGGTGCCCCGTAGCGCCCGGGAC